From the Clostridiales bacterium FE2011 genome, one window contains:
- a CDS encoding transporter substrate-binding domain-containing protein translates to MKTVRNIVALVIALVLTLSLVAVASADTVFRTLDEIKASGTINIGVFSDKNPFGYVDENGEYQGYDVYFARRIGEDLGVTVNYVSTEAANRVEYLETGKVDIVLANFTVTPERAEKVDFALPYMNVALGVVSPDSRVIRDLSEITADDQVIVISGTTAEDYLIKNNPEITLQKYDTYANAKNALENGNAVAWANDNTEVIAFALQNEGYTVGIPSLGSQDTIAPAVTKGNETLLTWINDEIKALAAENFFHKDYEETLVDTYGLDYEDSLVLEGGGLAE, encoded by the coding sequence ATGAAAACTGTTCGTAATATCGTCGCCCTCGTGATTGCCCTCGTTCTGACCCTTTCCCTTGTCGCTGTCGCGTCCGCTGATACCGTCTTCCGTACCCTGGATGAAATCAAAGCCTCCGGAACCATCAACATCGGCGTCTTCTCCGACAAGAACCCCTTCGGTTATGTGGATGAAAATGGCGAATACCAGGGATATGACGTCTATTTCGCCCGTCGCATCGGTGAGGATCTCGGCGTGACCGTCAATTATGTTTCCACCGAGGCTGCCAACCGTGTCGAGTATCTCGAAACAGGTAAAGTGGACATTGTCCTTGCCAACTTCACCGTAACCCCTGAGCGCGCTGAAAAAGTAGATTTCGCCCTGCCTTACATGAACGTAGCACTGGGCGTTGTCTCTCCCGACAGCCGTGTCATCAGGGACCTGTCCGAAATCACCGCGGATGACCAGGTCATCGTCATCTCCGGCACCACCGCCGAAGACTACCTGATCAAGAACAATCCCGAAATCACCCTGCAGAAGTACGACACTTACGCCAATGCCAAGAACGCTCTGGAAAACGGCAATGCTGTCGCCTGGGCCAATGACAACACTGAAGTCATCGCCTTCGCCCTGCAGAACGAAGGATATACCGTCGGTATTCCCTCCCTGGGCAGCCAGGACACCATTGCTCCCGCCGTCACCAAGGGAAATGAGACCCTGCTGACCTGGATCAATGATGAAATCAAGGCTCTGGCCGCCGAGAACTTCTTCCACAAGGATTACGAAGAGACCCTGGTGGACACCTACGGTCTGGACTATGAAGACAGCCTGGTGCTGGAAGGCGGCGGACTGGCCGAATAA
- a CDS encoding arylesterase, translated as MKQILAFGDSNTWGLIPGTWDRYPEYVRWTGILRKAVLPLGFRILEDGVCGRTTVFDDPGRPLRRGIDSILRYKDIEGISLVILMLGTNDCKKVFRAAPEQIGCGLEQCIQCFEDFLPPEKILVVSPILLGPDVWKPEKDPAFDQISIDTCAELKNVYQAIAQKRGNAFLAASDYARASSVDDEHLNAEGHELFAAAIIQKVRQLILSAA; from the coding sequence ATGAAACAGATACTCGCCTTTGGAGATTCCAATACCTGGGGTCTGATTCCGGGAACCTGGGACAGATACCCGGAGTATGTCCGCTGGACGGGTATCCTGCGTAAGGCTGTTCTTCCGCTGGGTTTCCGGATTCTGGAGGACGGTGTGTGCGGAAGAACCACCGTCTTTGATGATCCGGGCCGCCCGCTGCGCCGGGGCATTGATTCCATCCTCCGGTATAAAGACATAGAGGGCATCAGCCTCGTTATTCTGATGCTTGGAACAAATGACTGCAAAAAGGTTTTCCGGGCCGCGCCGGAACAGATTGGCTGTGGGCTGGAACAATGCATCCAATGCTTTGAAGACTTTCTTCCGCCGGAAAAAATCCTGGTAGTTTCCCCGATTCTGCTGGGGCCGGATGTCTGGAAGCCGGAAAAAGACCCTGCCTTCGATCAGATTTCGATTGATACCTGTGCAGAACTGAAGAACGTCTATCAGGCAATCGCGCAAAAGCGGGGAAATGCCTTCCTGGCGGCCTCCGATTATGCCCGGGCTTCATCCGTAGACGATGAACACCTGAATGCAGAAGGCCATGAGCTCTTTGCCGCAGCGATTATTCAGAAAGTCAGGCAGCTGATTCTGTCTGCCGCGTAA
- a CDS encoding GNAT family N-acetyltransferase codes for MEITFEQLTHENYNAACAIDRDDIPESFVDTASTIMEINDYGFEHNLIGHTYLIRCDGSCVGLILLGEAIPWETDPPQVQQEPFYRLMGFVIDKNFRSKGIGGLALEGTIARVYQDFGVRPIVMGCHKDNDRAAAFYEKHGFKKTDYMEGNDCYYLRYPEE; via the coding sequence ATGGAAATTACGTTTGAACAGCTTACTCATGAGAATTATAACGCCGCCTGTGCGATTGACCGGGATGACATCCCGGAAAGCTTTGTCGATACCGCTTCCACCATTATGGAAATCAATGACTACGGCTTCGAGCATAATCTCATCGGCCATACATATCTGATCAGGTGTGACGGCTCCTGTGTCGGGCTGATCCTCCTGGGTGAAGCAATTCCCTGGGAAACGGATCCGCCGCAGGTACAGCAGGAACCGTTCTACCGCCTGATGGGCTTTGTCATCGACAAAAACTTCCGCAGCAAAGGAATCGGCGGACTCGCGCTGGAAGGAACCATTGCCCGGGTGTATCAGGATTTTGGCGTCAGGCCCATTGTTATGGGCTGCCATAAAGATAATGATCGGGCCGCCGCGTTCTATGAAAAGCACGGATTTAAAAAGACAGATTATATGGAGGGCAATGACTGTTATTACCTCCGTTATCCGGAAGAATAA
- a CDS encoding GNAT family N-acetyltransferase produces the protein MEMNQDIRIVETDLTEEVLDKLIRMSEDWEKENSCHGYRKNDKSDIDGNRIFLAYDGDAVIGYLFGYAEKSKESSSIMPDGTPCFEIEELYVCPEYRSQGIGRKLFDYVENTVRGEVDYLMLSTATKNWKAILHFYLDELDMNFWNARLFKRI, from the coding sequence ATGGAAATGAACCAGGATATCCGTATAGTGGAAACAGACCTTACCGAAGAAGTCCTGGATAAACTCATCCGCATGTCTGAGGACTGGGAAAAAGAAAACAGCTGCCACGGTTATCGGAAGAACGATAAATCCGACATCGATGGAAACCGGATTTTCCTTGCATATGACGGCGACGCCGTGATCGGTTATCTGTTCGGGTATGCAGAAAAATCCAAAGAATCCTCTTCCATCATGCCGGACGGCACGCCCTGTTTCGAGATTGAGGAGCTCTATGTATGCCCCGAATACCGGAGTCAGGGCATCGGGAGAAAGCTGTTCGATTATGTGGAAAACACAGTCCGGGGAGAAGTGGACTACCTGATGCTCAGCACGGCGACAAAAAACTGGAAAGCGATCCTCCACTTCTATCTTGATGAACTGGATATGAATTTCTGGAATGCCAGGTTGTTTAAACGGATTTAA
- a CDS encoding GNAT family N-acetyltransferase: MAESIIRRIDEEDPRVGDFIHEGFTRYGEQNGVVLNYDGFCFAAETSEGKIAGVITGHAYYNEVHIGDLIVDEQYRGTGLGSRLVRAVENAYKGKGYDVITLTTFGFQAPEFYKKLGYTVEFIRESKDPKLNKYFLKKQL; the protein is encoded by the coding sequence ATGGCTGAATCAATCATCAGAAGAATCGATGAAGAAGATCCCCGGGTCGGGGATTTTATTCATGAAGGATTTACCCGGTACGGAGAACAGAATGGCGTAGTCCTGAACTATGACGGCTTTTGTTTTGCCGCGGAAACCAGCGAAGGAAAGATCGCCGGCGTCATTACCGGCCATGCGTACTATAACGAAGTGCATATCGGCGACCTGATCGTGGATGAACAGTACCGGGGCACCGGCCTGGGAAGCCGGCTGGTCCGGGCTGTGGAAAACGCCTATAAAGGAAAAGGATATGATGTCATCACCCTCACAACCTTTGGCTTCCAGGCTCCGGAGTTCTATAAAAAGCTGGGATATACCGTTGAGTTTATCCGGGAAAGCAAGGATCCGAAACTGAATAAGTATTTCCTGAAGAAACAGCTGTAA
- a CDS encoding MBL fold metallo-hydrolase, translated as MRILNLGNWAVNNWLIPGENGYILIDTGYEKGFRRFQRKLKKNGIRPDEIKTVFLTHAHDDHAGFLNDVLAVTPAKVILHPKAVEGLKKGQNSFTGGCSGRLAWCFCQVLAFLGKGEHRYPSIKGEYLDRLVTTDSEAFRAMNLPFQVVETPGHTADHISLLMEDTVFCGDAAMNGFPSRKRVIIWIEDLLQFSQSWEKLLQSGAKRIYPGHGKPFPAADLKKNKAYLDQVRLYPLK; from the coding sequence ATGAGGATTCTTAATCTGGGAAACTGGGCAGTCAACAACTGGCTCATCCCCGGAGAAAATGGATATATCCTGATTGATACAGGTTATGAAAAAGGCTTTCGCCGGTTTCAGCGAAAGCTGAAGAAAAACGGGATCCGGCCGGACGAAATCAAGACGGTCTTTTTAACCCATGCCCATGATGATCACGCGGGATTCCTGAATGATGTTCTCGCTGTCACTCCGGCAAAGGTCATCCTGCATCCCAAGGCAGTCGAAGGCCTGAAGAAAGGGCAGAACTCCTTCACCGGCGGCTGCTCCGGCCGCCTGGCCTGGTGTTTCTGTCAGGTCCTGGCCTTCCTCGGGAAAGGGGAACACCGGTATCCTTCGATTAAAGGAGAGTATCTTGACCGCCTGGTCACGACTGATTCGGAAGCATTCCGTGCCATGAATCTTCCTTTTCAGGTTGTGGAAACGCCCGGGCATACGGCGGATCATATCTCCCTGCTGATGGAAGATACTGTCTTCTGCGGAGACGCCGCCATGAACGGCTTCCCCAGCCGGAAACGGGTTATCATCTGGATAGAGGATCTGCTTCAGTTCAGCCAGTCCTGGGAAAAACTCCTGCAGTCCGGAGCAAAGAGGATTTATCCCGGTCACGGAAAGCCATTTCCTGCAGCAGATCTGAAAAAGAACAAAGCGTATCTGGATCAGGTCAGGCTTTATCCGTTAAAATAA
- a CDS encoding pyridoxamine 5'-phosphate oxidase family protein, producing the protein MFREMRRFKQQIPEAECIQILKEQPRGVLSMLGDDDYPYGIPMDHWYCEENGRLYFHCAKTGHKLDAVRKHDKVSFCVCDEGFRKEGDWALNIRSVIIFGRMHIVDEQDDALRRKIAVNLCRKFTDDEAYLQNELVNALPRASFLELVPEHMTGKLVNES; encoded by the coding sequence ATGTTCAGGGAAATGAGACGGTTCAAACAGCAGATTCCCGAAGCGGAGTGCATTCAGATCCTGAAAGAGCAGCCCCGCGGTGTCCTTTCCATGCTGGGTGATGATGACTATCCCTATGGTATCCCGATGGATCACTGGTACTGCGAAGAAAACGGCAGGCTCTACTTCCACTGTGCGAAAACCGGTCATAAACTGGATGCGGTCCGGAAGCATGACAAGGTCAGTTTCTGTGTCTGTGACGAGGGCTTCCGGAAGGAAGGCGACTGGGCTCTGAACATCCGCAGCGTGATCATCTTCGGACGGATGCACATTGTGGATGAACAGGATGACGCACTGAGACGGAAAATCGCCGTTAACCTGTGCAGAAAATTTACAGATGATGAAGCCTATTTGCAGAATGAACTTGTCAACGCCCTTCCCCGGGCCAGCTTTCTGGAACTGGTCCCGGAGCATATGACCGGCAAGCTGGTCAATGAATCCTGA
- a CDS encoding EamA family transporter yields the protein MERKRNIGPLLIILAGIFWGSMGIFVRKLGTYGFTSVQIVAIRITLAALVFSIVLFIRDRSGFRITLRDLPLFLGLGFGSILFFTVCYFTAITIMPLSTAAILLYTSPIWIMLMSMLFFREKLNRIKLIALALAFAGCVLVSGISGEGITLIGLLIGLGSGIGYGLYSILGTIALRRYSPYTVTTYTFLFAAAGSWLVCGPGDMMAKFSAAADLPFLLFFCCLTALVTAVVPFLSYTLGLRTVEASRAGILATIEPMVATLIGILVFAEPLTLLSGLGILLILAAVVLLNRKQNQ from the coding sequence ATGGAGCGCAAACGGAACATCGGCCCTTTGCTGATTATTCTGGCCGGTATCTTCTGGGGCAGCATGGGAATCTTTGTCAGAAAACTTGGCACCTATGGATTCACCTCTGTCCAGATCGTAGCCATCCGCATCACGCTGGCCGCGCTTGTTTTCAGTATAGTGCTGTTCATCCGGGACCGCTCCGGTTTCAGGATTACCCTGCGGGATCTTCCCCTTTTCCTTGGTCTTGGGTTCGGAAGCATACTGTTCTTCACAGTTTGTTATTTCACTGCCATTACCATCATGCCGCTTTCCACGGCAGCCATTCTGCTTTATACCTCGCCGATCTGGATCATGCTGATGTCCATGCTTTTCTTCCGTGAAAAGCTGAACCGTATCAAGCTCATCGCCCTGGCTCTGGCCTTTGCCGGATGCGTCCTGGTTTCCGGAATCTCCGGAGAAGGGATTACGCTGATCGGCCTGCTGATCGGTCTGGGTTCCGGCATTGGTTACGGCCTTTACAGTATCCTGGGCACTATTGCCCTCCGCCGGTATTCACCCTATACCGTCACAACATACACCTTCCTTTTCGCTGCCGCCGGCTCCTGGCTGGTTTGCGGTCCGGGAGACATGATGGCAAAGTTCTCGGCCGCGGCTGATCTGCCGTTCCTGCTCTTCTTCTGCTGCCTCACCGCGCTGGTAACCGCGGTCGTTCCTTTCCTGTCCTATACGCTCGGCCTTCGGACTGTGGAGGCCAGCCGCGCGGGAATCCTGGCTACCATTGAGCCTATGGTGGCAACGCTGATCGGAATTCTGGTTTTTGCTGAGCCGTTAACCCTGCTTTCGGGCCTGGGCATCCTCCTGATTCTCGCAGCGGTTGTCCTGCTGAATCGAAAACAGAATCAATAA
- a CDS encoding GNAT family N-acetyltransferase, with the protein MSDRGMRMDRNELVLVSPSKDMEHEILQYKEEHFAFGDRQVHGSGGLAFDDSFDEWLNRIRFIREKSPENTVQTSTFFSRRVSDGKLIGCVKIHHTLTEELESGGHIAYGIRPSERGKGYGTQQLELCLEYAGQLKLKRVIIACDKDNTASAKTAMSCGGKLVKEFEEDGILKQHYLIELQT; encoded by the coding sequence ATGTCTGACAGAGGAATGCGTATGGACCGGAATGAGCTTGTGCTGGTAAGCCCCTCGAAAGATATGGAGCATGAAATACTTCAATACAAAGAGGAGCACTTTGCCTTTGGCGACAGGCAGGTTCATGGCAGCGGCGGCCTGGCGTTTGACGACAGTTTTGATGAATGGCTGAACCGGATCCGGTTCATCAGGGAGAAAAGTCCGGAGAATACTGTGCAGACAAGCACGTTTTTCTCCAGACGCGTTTCCGACGGAAAGCTGATCGGATGCGTCAAGATTCATCATACCCTGACAGAAGAGCTGGAAAGCGGCGGACATATCGCCTATGGTATCAGGCCTTCCGAACGCGGAAAAGGATACGGAACACAGCAGCTGGAGCTTTGCCTGGAATACGCAGGACAGCTGAAGCTGAAACGGGTGATCATCGCCTGTGACAAGGATAATACAGCTTCCGCGAAGACTGCCATGAGCTGCGGAGGGAAACTGGTGAAAGAATTCGAAGAGGACGGCATCCTCAAACAGCATTACCTGATTGAACTGCAAACATGA
- a CDS encoding class I SAM-dependent methyltransferase, protein MSPLEKMDDFFAVRVDGYDEHMMSNVEKAADFYAYTASLLPKTAGSNVLDLGCGTGLELEEYFGFNPQAKVTGIDLSEAMLNALKAKFPEKDLTLVQASYFDVPLGENVYDAAVSVESLHHFKDEMKESLYRKLHTALKAGGTFVLTDCFAESDELEKEYFETLARLKKEQGLSEDEFYHFDTPLTVEHEMDVLRRAGFRDVRIDKRWSEKTCTVLATV, encoded by the coding sequence ATGAGTCCTTTGGAGAAAATGGATGACTTTTTTGCCGTACGTGTTGACGGCTATGATGAACATATGATGAGCAACGTTGAAAAAGCGGCAGATTTCTACGCCTATACCGCTTCACTGCTGCCGAAGACCGCGGGAAGCAATGTGCTTGACCTGGGCTGCGGTACCGGCCTTGAACTGGAAGAATACTTTGGGTTCAATCCCCAGGCGAAAGTCACGGGTATTGATCTGTCTGAAGCGATGCTGAATGCCCTGAAGGCCAAGTTTCCGGAGAAGGACCTGACCCTTGTACAGGCTTCCTATTTTGACGTGCCGCTTGGCGAGAATGTATATGACGCCGCGGTGTCCGTGGAATCTCTGCATCATTTTAAGGATGAAATGAAAGAATCGCTGTACAGGAAGCTTCACACAGCGCTGAAAGCGGGCGGAACGTTTGTGCTGACGGACTGCTTCGCAGAATCGGATGAACTGGAAAAGGAATATTTTGAGACGCTGGCCAGGCTGAAAAAAGAACAGGGACTCTCAGAAGATGAGTTCTATCATTTCGATACGCCCCTTACGGTTGAACATGAGATGGACGTTCTGCGCCGGGCCGGTTTCCGGGATGTACGGATCGATAAAAGGTGGAGTGAGAAAACCTGTACGGTTCTCGCAACCGTGTAA